In the Mesorhizobium sp. M1D.F.Ca.ET.043.01.1.1 genome, ACGACAGTACAGCGCCGCGCGTCCAACCGGACCCGCAAAAGGCCGCTGTAAAACTTTGATTTGGCGCATGATTCCTTTCCGAAAACCGATACCGGATTTCGGGGTCATGCGTTAGGATTGCGCCGCAAGGCCCGAGGGAACCGAAGCGAAAGGACATTCATGCCCTGGAACGACAAGAGCGGTGGCGGCGGCCCATGGGGCGGCGGCGGCAATCAGGGACCCTGGGGGCAGGGACCGAGGGGCCCGAGCGGCCCGCAGGGTTCGCCTCCCGATCTCGAGGACATCATCCGGCGCGGCCAGGACAGGCTGCGGCGCGCGCTTCCTGGCGGCGGCGGCGCCAGCCCCGCGGTTCTCGGGCTGATCGTGCTCGCGCTCGTCGTGCTTTGGGCCTTCAAGGCGATCTATACCGTGCAGCCTGACGAGGTTGCCGTCGAACTGCGCTTCGGCAAGCCGAAGGCAGAACTCTCGCAGCCCGGCCTGCATTTCCACTGGTGGCCGATCGAAACTGTCGAAACGGCAAAGATCTCCGAGCAACTCGTCAGCATCGGCGGCGGATCGAGCAGCGGTTCCGGGCTGATGCTCTCCGGTGACCAGAACATCGTCAACGTGCAGTTCTCGGTCGCCTATCAGGTTTCCGATCCACGGGCCTATCTGTTCGATGTCTCCGATCCCGACGGCATGCTGACGCAGGTGGCCGAGAGCGCCATGCGCGAGGTCGTCGGCCGGCGCCCGGCGCAGGATATTTTCCGCGACGATCGGCAGGGTATCGCCACTTCGGTGCGCGAGATCGTCCAGAACACGCTCGACGGCTACAAGACCGGTCTGCAAGTCAACGCGATCTCCATCGAGGACGCGGCACCGCCGCGCGAGGTCGCCGACGCCTTCGACGAGGTGCAGCGCGCCGAGCAGGACGAGGACAAGTTCGTCGAGCAGGCCAATCAGTATTCCAACCAGAAGCTCGGCCAGGCGCGCGGCCAGGCGGCACAGATCCGCGAGGATGCCGCCGCCTACAAGAACCGTGTCGTGCAGGAAGCCGAAGGTGAGGCGCAGCGCTTCATCTCCGTCTACAACGAATACGCCAAGGCGCCCGACGTGACGCGCAAGCGCCTTTATCTGGAAACGATGGAGAGGATCCTGAAGGACTCGAACAAGGTCGTCGTCGAGCAGGGCAACGGGCAAGGTGTGCTTCCGTATCTGCCGCTGCCAGCACTGCAGCCGAAGGCGCCGCCGGCGCCGGCGCTGGGAGGTAACCAGTGATGGCCAACCGTCTTCCCATCATCGCGGTCATCGCGGCCGTCCTTCTGTTCCTGCTCTATTCGTCGGTGTTCGTCGTCAAGGCGGGCGAGCAGGCGATCGTGCTCAGGTTCGGCGAGATCATCGACGTCAAGACCGAGCCGGGCATCTACTTCAAGGCGCCATTCGCCTTTTTCGACGCCGACAGCGTTCAGACGATCGAGAAAAAAGTGATGCGCTTCGACCTCGACAACATCCGCGTCCAGGTCTCCGGCGGCAAGTTCTACGAGGTCGACGCCTTCATCGCCTACCGCATCTCGGATCCGCGCACCTTCCGTGCGGCGGTGTCGGGGCAGGTGGAACTCGCCGAAGCCCGGCTGAAGACGCGTCTCGACGCGGCACTGCGCCGCGTCTACGGTCTGCGCGACTTCGAGGCCGCACTTTCCGAGGAACGTGGCGTCATGATGCGCGAGGTGCGCGACCAGCTCCGTCCGGACGCGACGTCGCTCGGCCTCGACATCGAGGATGTGCGCATCCGCCGGACGGATCTGACGGCGGAAGTCTCGCAGCAGACCTACGACCGCATGAAGGCCGAGCGTCTGGCTGAAGCCGAGCGGCTGAGAGCGCGCGGCAACGAGGCGGCGCAACGCATCAGGGCTCGGGCCGATCGCGAAGTCGTCGAGATCGTCGCCGAGGCCCAGAAGGAATCGGAAATCCTGCGCGGCGAAGGCGAGGCGCAGCGCAGCGCCACCTTTGCCGACGCCTACAAGCGCGATCCTGCCTTCTTCGACTTCTATCGCTCGATGAATGCCTATGGCACCGCGCTGGACAACACCGGAACGACCATGGTGCTGTCGCCCGAGTCCGAGTTCTTCCGCTATTTCCGCGATCCGGCCAGCAAGACTGTGCCCGGGCAACCGACTGCGCCGGCCGCGCCGGCGACGGCCCCAGCCGCGCCTGCGACACAACCCAGCACCGTCCAGTAGCGGGCGGTGCAGGATTTCCTGGCGGCGGTCGGCCTGGTCCTCGTCATCGAGGGCTTGGTCTATGGCGGGTTTCCGGCCCTGGCCCGGAAACTCGCCACGGAAGTGCTGTCGATGCCCGAGAATGTGCTGCGGATCGGCGGACTGGTTGCGATCGGCGTCGGCGTCGGCATCGTCTGGCTGGTCCGGGGCTGATGAAATTCCTTGGTGGCGAAGCGATTGACGATTTATCCTCCGCCGATAGCTATGGCCGCAAACGTGCCTTAATTCTTGCCAACATGACTTGGACTGGCGCCGTTGCGGATGCGCTTTTCCTTTTCAGAACCACCGGGAGGCCACGATGATATCCGACACTCTGTTGCGCGCGGCGCGGCGTACGCTTTTCGCCGGCGCCACCGCATTCGTCGTCGGCATGGTTGCCGTCCCGTCTTTCGTCACGCCCACCGTCGCTTCCGACGGGCCGCCTTCCGTCGCCGATCTTGCCCAACGCCTGCTCGGCGCAGTGGTCAACATCTCGACCTCGCAAACGGTGAAAGGCACCGAGGGGCCGGGCGCGGTGCCGATGCCGCAACTTCCCGAAGGCTCGCCCTTCCAGGACTTTTTCGACGACTTCTTCAAGAACCGCGGCGGCGACAAGGGCGGCGGCGGGCAGAAGGTGCAGTCGCTGGGCTCCGGCTTTGTCATCGACGCCGAGCAGGGCATCGTGGTGACCAACAACCATGTGATTGCCGACGCCGACGACATCGAGGTCAATTTCTCCGACGGCGTGACGCTGAAGGCGACGCTGGTCGGCACCGACACCAAGACCGACGTCGCGGTGCTGAAGGTCGATCCGAAGGGCCACAAGCTGACGGCGGTGAAATTCGGCGATTCCACCAAGATGCGCGTCGGCGACTGGGTGATGGCGA is a window encoding:
- a CDS encoding DUF2065 domain-containing protein, with the protein product MQDFLAAVGLVLVIEGLVYGGFPALARKLATEVLSMPENVLRIGGLVAIGVGVGIVWLVRG
- a CDS encoding protease modulator HflC, whose amino-acid sequence is MANRLPIIAVIAAVLLFLLYSSVFVVKAGEQAIVLRFGEIIDVKTEPGIYFKAPFAFFDADSVQTIEKKVMRFDLDNIRVQVSGGKFYEVDAFIAYRISDPRTFRAAVSGQVELAEARLKTRLDAALRRVYGLRDFEAALSEERGVMMREVRDQLRPDATSLGLDIEDVRIRRTDLTAEVSQQTYDRMKAERLAEAERLRARGNEAAQRIRARADREVVEIVAEAQKESEILRGEGEAQRSATFADAYKRDPAFFDFYRSMNAYGTALDNTGTTMVLSPESEFFRYFRDPASKTVPGQPTAPAAPATAPAAPATQPSTVQ
- the hflK gene encoding FtsH protease activity modulator HflK, translating into MPWNDKSGGGGPWGGGGNQGPWGQGPRGPSGPQGSPPDLEDIIRRGQDRLRRALPGGGGASPAVLGLIVLALVVLWAFKAIYTVQPDEVAVELRFGKPKAELSQPGLHFHWWPIETVETAKISEQLVSIGGGSSSGSGLMLSGDQNIVNVQFSVAYQVSDPRAYLFDVSDPDGMLTQVAESAMREVVGRRPAQDIFRDDRQGIATSVREIVQNTLDGYKTGLQVNAISIEDAAPPREVADAFDEVQRAEQDEDKFVEQANQYSNQKLGQARGQAAQIREDAAAYKNRVVQEAEGEAQRFISVYNEYAKAPDVTRKRLYLETMERILKDSNKVVVEQGNGQGVLPYLPLPALQPKAPPAPALGGNQ